One stretch of Neosynechococcus sphagnicola sy1 DNA includes these proteins:
- a CDS encoding GNAT family N-acetyltransferase: MPIRDALLTDLPAIVSIYNAAIPGRLATADLEPVTLESRLAWFQAHSPTRHPIWVFEGTDAMASSSAHSSDEGVSMTIAGWLSFQAFYGRPAYRATAELSLYVAPQHHRQGIGRQLLEQALRSAPDLGLNILLGFIFAHNQPSLKLFKTLDFQPWGHLPGIANLDGTERDLVIVGRRITGQLWNCPCRSKDSEPLG; encoded by the coding sequence ATGCCGATCCGGGACGCCCTCCTGACCGATCTCCCTGCGATTGTTAGCATCTACAACGCTGCCATCCCAGGCCGATTAGCCACCGCAGATTTGGAGCCAGTGACCCTAGAGAGCCGACTGGCTTGGTTTCAAGCCCACTCTCCCACCCGACACCCCATTTGGGTGTTTGAAGGGACGGACGCGATGGCCAGCAGTTCAGCGCACTCCTCTGACGAGGGGGTGTCAATGACCATCGCGGGTTGGTTGAGCTTTCAAGCTTTTTACGGACGACCCGCTTACCGGGCTACAGCAGAACTCAGCCTCTATGTAGCCCCCCAGCACCATCGCCAGGGCATTGGGCGGCAACTCTTAGAGCAGGCACTGCGATCAGCCCCTGACCTAGGTCTCAACATACTGCTGGGCTTTATTTTTGCCCATAATCAGCCCAGCTTGAAGCTATTTAAGACGCTGGACTTCCAGCCTTGGGGGCACTTGCCCGGCATTGCTAACTTAGACGGCACGGAGCGGGATTTGGTGATTGTAGGGCGACGAATTACAGGACAGCTTTGGAACTGTCCCTGTCGTTCCAAGGACTCAGAACCCTTAGGGTAA
- a CDS encoding lysophospholipid acyltransferase family protein, protein MISLSSAHETLSLSPMTQEAPVTSQLSPWLTPLIYNLGRHGLMPLYFQQIEIVGQEHLPTSGPVILAPTHRSRWDALVVPYAAGRDITGRDLRFMVSINEIKGVQGWFIRRLGGFPIDPLQPAIASLRHGVGLLCQGETLVIFPEGAIFREPGIHPLKPGLARLALQAEAHQPGLGIQIVPIYIQYNQPIPQWRSQVQVKIGAPLAVSTYDSTALKPSAQHLTSDLAGALQQLLPAQRQELGQPCPSLSH, encoded by the coding sequence ATGATCTCGCTCTCCTCTGCCCATGAAACACTGTCCCTGTCCCCCATGACCCAGGAAGCTCCGGTAACCTCCCAACTTTCCCCCTGGTTAACACCATTGATTTACAACCTGGGGCGTCATGGGTTAATGCCACTCTATTTTCAGCAGATAGAGATTGTCGGACAGGAGCACTTACCCACCAGCGGCCCTGTGATTCTGGCACCCACCCATCGCTCCCGCTGGGATGCCCTCGTGGTGCCCTATGCGGCGGGACGAGATATCACCGGACGCGATTTACGCTTTATGGTGTCAATTAATGAGATCAAGGGAGTTCAGGGTTGGTTTATCCGCCGGCTGGGTGGCTTTCCCATTGACCCCCTGCAACCTGCGATCGCCAGCCTGCGCCATGGGGTGGGACTGCTGTGCCAGGGTGAGACCCTCGTGATCTTTCCGGAAGGAGCGATCTTTCGAGAACCAGGAATTCACCCCCTCAAGCCTGGCCTTGCCCGACTGGCCTTACAAGCAGAAGCCCATCAACCGGGCTTGGGAATCCAAATTGTTCCCATCTATATTCAATACAACCAGCCCATCCCCCAATGGCGATCGCAGGTTCAGGTAAAGATTGGGGCTCCCCTTGCCGTCTCAACCTACGATTCAACGGCGTTGAAACCCAGCGCCCAACACTTGACATCCGATCTAGCGGGGGCGCTCCAGCAGTTACTCCCCGCTCAACGCCAAGAACTCGGTCAACCCTGTCCGAGCCTGAGTCACTGA
- the tsaD gene encoding tRNA (adenosine(37)-N6)-threonylcarbamoyltransferase complex transferase subunit TsaD → MAIVLAIETSCDETAAAIVNNCHVCSSVVSSQISLHRQYGGVVPEMASREHVAIVNAAISQAMQSAHLNWSEIDGIAVTSAPGLVGALLVGLSAAKTLAVLHHKPFLGVHHLEGHIYASYLTDPTLQPPFLCLLVSGGHTSLIFVKNCGDYETLGQTRDDAAGEAFDKVARLLDLGYPGGPAIDLLAAQGNPQRFPLPEGQISLPGGVYHPYDTSFSGLKTAVLRLVQKLEQTGQVPLPVADLAASFQAAVVRALTRRAIACALDYGLGTIVVGGGVAANRGLRQQLQQAAALHNLHVLFPPMQFCTDNAAMIACAAADHLNRGHCSPLTLGVQSRLAIADVMQLYQPD, encoded by the coding sequence ATGGCAATTGTTTTAGCAATTGAAACAAGTTGTGACGAAACAGCAGCGGCAATTGTAAATAATTGTCATGTTTGTAGTAGTGTCGTGAGCTCGCAAATATCCCTCCATCGCCAATACGGCGGGGTGGTACCAGAAATGGCTTCCCGGGAACACGTAGCCATCGTCAATGCCGCGATCTCCCAGGCAATGCAATCCGCCCATTTGAATTGGTCAGAGATCGATGGCATCGCGGTTACCTCAGCCCCCGGCCTGGTGGGTGCCTTGTTGGTCGGGTTAAGTGCCGCCAAGACCCTCGCAGTGTTGCATCATAAGCCTTTTTTGGGGGTACATCACTTAGAAGGGCACATTTATGCCTCCTACTTAACCGATCCCACCTTGCAACCGCCGTTTCTTTGTCTGCTGGTTTCTGGCGGTCATACCAGCCTGATCTTCGTCAAGAACTGTGGCGATTATGAGACCCTCGGGCAAACCCGCGATGATGCCGCGGGGGAAGCCTTTGATAAGGTGGCTCGGTTGTTGGATCTGGGCTATCCCGGTGGCCCCGCCATTGATCTCCTGGCAGCTCAGGGGAATCCCCAACGTTTTCCCCTCCCCGAAGGTCAGATTTCATTACCTGGGGGGGTATATCATCCCTATGACACCAGCTTCAGTGGTCTCAAAACGGCGGTTTTACGTCTGGTACAAAAGCTAGAGCAAACGGGGCAGGTGCCCTTACCCGTAGCCGATCTGGCTGCCAGTTTTCAGGCAGCGGTGGTGCGTGCCTTAACGCGACGGGCGATCGCCTGTGCCCTGGACTATGGTCTGGGCACAATTGTTGTGGGAGGTGGGGTCGCTGCGAACCGAGGACTACGGCAACAGTTGCAACAGGCCGCAGCCCTCCATAACCTGCATGTCCTGTTCCCACCGATGCAGTTCTGCACCGATAATGCGGCCATGATTGCCTGTGCAGCGGCGGATCATCTTAACCGAGGTCACTGCTCCCCCCTAACCCTCGGAGTCCAGTCCCGTCTAGCGATCGCCGATGTCATGCAACTCTATCAACCGGATTGA
- a CDS encoding YdcF family protein, translated as MLNGFFSQAGIDARRLHLDYQAIDTVSNFTTLVNQLQAEGINSIYLITSDDHMQRARLVGEIILGSRGIEIRPLAVASGRSPEPWEKTIRDGARAVLWLLTGHTGATFSHYFTAHCK; from the coding sequence ATGCTGAATGGGTTTTTTTCCCAAGCGGGCATTGATGCCCGTCGCCTCCACTTGGACTATCAAGCCATCGACACGGTTAGCAACTTCACCACTCTGGTGAATCAACTACAAGCTGAGGGAATTAACAGCATTTATTTGATCACATCCGATGATCATATGCAGCGAGCGCGGTTGGTCGGAGAAATTATCCTGGGGAGTCGGGGGATTGAAATCCGACCCCTTGCCGTAGCCTCTGGGCGATCGCCCGAACCCTGGGAAAAAACAATTCGAGATGGGGCGCGAGCGGTGCTGTGGTTACTAACGGGCCACACAGGTGCTACCTTCAGCCACTATTTCACCGCTCACTGCAAGTAG
- the grxD gene encoding Grx4 family monothiol glutaredoxin: protein MTPEVQQRIDHLVQQHKILVFMKGNKLMPQCGFSNNVVQILNTLGVPFETMDILEDGELRQGIKEYSNWPTIPQVYINGQFVGGSDILIELYQKGELQQMVTMALAS, encoded by the coding sequence ATGACTCCAGAAGTTCAACAGCGCATTGATCACCTCGTCCAGCAACATAAGATCTTGGTCTTCATGAAGGGCAATAAGTTGATGCCCCAGTGTGGGTTCTCAAACAATGTGGTGCAGATCTTGAACACCCTGGGGGTTCCCTTTGAAACCATGGACATTCTAGAGGACGGGGAATTGCGCCAAGGAATTAAAGAATATTCCAACTGGCCAACCATTCCCCAAGTCTATATTAATGGTCAGTTTGTGGGTGGTTCCGATATTCTGATCGAACTTTACCAAAAGGGCGAATTACAGCAAATGGTCACTATGGCCCTGGCTTCCTAG
- a CDS encoding BolA family protein: MVSPDQVMTMIQAELPDAQIQVQDLTGGGDHYQVTVVSALFEGKGLVQQHQLVYGALQQAMSSEAIHALALKTYTPQAWTAAN; the protein is encoded by the coding sequence ATGGTAAGTCCCGATCAAGTGATGACAATGATTCAGGCCGAGCTACCCGATGCTCAGATCCAGGTGCAAGACCTGACAGGAGGGGGCGATCATTATCAAGTCACCGTCGTCTCAGCTCTGTTTGAGGGCAAAGGCCTGGTACAACAACATCAGTTAGTCTATGGTGCGCTCCAGCAGGCCATGTCATCTGAAGCCATCCATGCCCTCGCCTTAAAAACCTACACCCCCCAGGCGTGGACTGCTGCCAACTAA
- a CDS encoding photosystem I reaction center subunit III produces MRRLFALLLVFTLWIGFAPTASADVAGLTPCSQSAAFKQRAQTSVSATAAKRFDFYAKSGLLCGEDGLPHLIVDGRFSHAGEFTIPSLLFLFIAGWIGWVGRSYLQAIKKGDSPEEKEVIIDVPLAIKCMLTGFAWPLAALKELASGELTAKDSEIPVSPR; encoded by the coding sequence ATGCGTCGATTGTTTGCTTTGTTACTTGTTTTTACCCTCTGGATTGGGTTTGCTCCCACTGCCTCTGCGGATGTCGCGGGCTTGACCCCTTGTAGTCAATCGGCTGCTTTTAAGCAGCGAGCGCAGACCTCTGTCAGTGCTACGGCAGCTAAGCGTTTTGACTTCTACGCGAAGTCTGGTCTACTCTGCGGCGAAGATGGGTTACCCCACCTGATTGTCGATGGACGTTTCAGTCATGCTGGTGAATTTACCATCCCCAGCCTCCTGTTTCTATTCATCGCAGGTTGGATTGGTTGGGTAGGTCGTTCCTACCTACAGGCCATCAAGAAAGGGGATTCCCCTGAAGAGAAAGAAGTTATTATTGATGTTCCGTTAGCCATCAAATGTATGCTCACAGGTTTTGCATGGCCCCTAGCAGCTTTGAAGGAACTGGCATCAGGTGAGTTGACTGCCAAAGATTCTGAGATTC
- the ilvC gene encoding ketol-acid reductoisomerase, protein MARMYYDPDANLDLLAGKTIAIIGYGSQGHAHALNLKDSGMKVIVGLYPGSKSAVKAKDAGLTVYSVADAAQQADFIMVLLPDEVQKTIYTTEIAPNLVAGNVLAFAHGFNINFGQIVPPSHVDVVMVAPKGPGHLVRRTYEQGQGVPALFAVYQDASGQARDRAMAYAKGIGGTRGGILETTFREETETDLFGEQVVLCGGLTALIKAGFETLVEAGYQPELAYFECLHEVKLIVDLIVEGGLATMRDSISNTAEYGDLTRGPRIVTPETKAEMKQILHEIQTGQFAREFVLENQAGKPGFTAMRRQEAEHPIEAVGKDLRAMFSWLKKA, encoded by the coding sequence ATGGCCCGCATGTATTATGACCCTGATGCCAATCTTGACCTTTTGGCAGGAAAAACCATCGCCATTATCGGCTACGGTTCTCAAGGACACGCCCATGCCTTGAATCTAAAAGATAGCGGTATGAAAGTTATTGTAGGGCTGTATCCAGGTAGCAAGTCGGCGGTAAAAGCAAAGGATGCTGGACTCACTGTCTACTCAGTGGCCGATGCTGCTCAGCAGGCAGATTTTATTATGGTGCTGCTGCCGGATGAGGTGCAAAAGACAATCTATACAACTGAAATTGCCCCAAATTTGGTAGCAGGCAATGTCTTAGCCTTTGCCCACGGATTCAATATTAACTTTGGTCAGATCGTGCCTCCAAGCCATGTGGATGTGGTAATGGTGGCACCCAAGGGGCCGGGTCACTTGGTGCGCCGTACCTATGAACAAGGTCAGGGAGTCCCAGCACTGTTTGCGGTTTACCAGGATGCATCGGGTCAAGCCCGTGATCGCGCCATGGCCTATGCCAAGGGCATTGGTGGGACTCGTGGTGGCATTTTAGAAACAACGTTCCGGGAAGAGACTGAAACCGATCTATTTGGCGAACAGGTGGTACTATGCGGTGGCTTGACTGCCTTGATTAAGGCAGGTTTTGAAACCCTGGTGGAAGCGGGTTATCAGCCAGAATTAGCGTACTTTGAGTGTCTCCACGAAGTGAAGCTAATTGTCGATCTGATTGTGGAAGGTGGGTTAGCCACCATGCGCGATAGCATCTCCAATACAGCAGAGTATGGCGACCTCACCCGTGGACCTCGGATTGTCACCCCTGAAACCAAGGCTGAAATGAAGCAGATTCTGCACGAGATTCAAACGGGCCAGTTTGCCCGGGAGTTTGTCCTCGAGAACCAGGCTGGCAAACCGGGCTTTACGGCAATGCGTCGTCAAGAAGCGGAACACCCCATTGAAGCCGTGGGGAAGGATCTACGGGCGATGTTTAGCTGGCTGAAGAAGGCCTGA